Proteins from a genomic interval of Xiphophorus maculatus strain JP 163 A chromosome 7, X_maculatus-5.0-male, whole genome shotgun sequence:
- the LOC102225563 gene encoding uncharacterized protein LOC102225563, with the protein MAGNSSSSSSEWAYPPSPLLTTLWREISWGNKQELLQYMKNVQPQNKEVKVIRVLLCGPVGAGKSSFINSVNNVLQGRMTQEALASSTTSDQSFTKIYQTYKIKKESRGNFYPFVFNDIMGLEEKTGVRTDDIKLALKGHVKDGYKFNPISSLSDGDPSYNSSPSVSDRVHVLVHIYDANAPQMKSSVLQKMKEVREAASELGIPQLAILTHIDAACEEMEKNLTNVYKSKYLQKQMTDFSSSLGIPMNCIFLMKNYTHEIQLNPDVDTLILSALKLMINFGDDYAYKLLGSLFPVMGNQHPEPLLTTPWREIKWGNNEEPLQYTRNFQPQNKRAKAIRVLLYGPVSMGKSSFINSVNSVLQGRMTNKALASATTSDQSFTKSYQTYKIKKEGRGDSYPFVFNDIMGLEDEDGRGVRTEDIILALKGHVKDGHKFSPSSSLSPGDSGYKPSPSISDRVHVLVCVYSADAPQMKSSVLKKMKEIREAASDLGIPQLAILTHIDAACEETETNLRNVYRSKHLKKKMRDFSSSLGIPMNCILLMKNYSSETHLDPDVDALILNALKLMIDFGDDYTDTLLEKLYHYQYIIICFLIGFLSYVYYFHA; encoded by the exons ATGGCGGGTAactcttcatcatcttcatctg AGTGGGCTTATCCACCGTCTCCAC ttttaacaacCCTATGGAGAGAAATATCCTGGGG aaacaaacaggaactTCTGCAGTACATGAAGAATGTTCAACCTCAAAATAAAGAAGTTAAAGTGATCAGAGTTCTACTCTGTGGACCGGTCGGTGCAGGAAAGTCCAGCTTCATCAACTCTGTCAACAACGTCCTGCAAGGGAGGATGACCCAGGAAGCTCTGGCCAGTTCCACAACCTCTGatcaaagttttacaaaaata tatcAAACCtataaaatcaagaaagaaaGCAGGGGAAACTTTTACCCCTTTGTGTTCAATGACATCATGGGCCTGGAGGAAAAAACTGGAGTCAGAACAGACGACATCAAACTGGCCTTGAAGGGTCATGTGAAGGACGGATATAAG ttcaatCCTATATCTTCACTTTCCGATGGTGATCCTAGCTACAACTCTTCCCCGTCCGTCAGTGACAGAGTTCATGTTTTGGTTCACATTTATGACGCTAATGCACCACAAATGAAGTCgtctgttttgcaaaaaatgaaggaagtcagagaagcagccagtGAGCTGg GAATCCCTCAGTTGGCGATTCTCACCCACATTGATGCAGCTTGTgaggaaatggagaaaaatctgacaaacGTCTACAAGagcaaatatttacagaaacag atgaCTGACTTCAGCTCCAGCCTGGGAATCCCAATGAACTGCATCTTCCTAATGAAGAACTACACTCATGAAATTCAGCTGAATCCAGACGTCGACACTCTAATCCTGAGTGCTCTGAAACTGATGATTAACTTCGGAGACGACTACGCCTACAAACTGTTGGG ctcTTTGTTCCCAGTCATGGGGAATCAGCATCCAGAACCTC TTTTAACAACTCCatggagagaaataaaatggGG AAACAACGAGGAACCTCTGCAGTACACAAGGAACTTTCAACCTCAAAATAAAAGAGCCAAAGCGATCAGAGTTTTACTCTACGGACCAGTCAGTATGGGGAAGTCCAGCTTCATCAACTCTGTCAACTCTGTTTTACAAGGGAGAATGACCAACAAAGCTCTGGCCAGTGCAACAACCTCTGATCAAAGCTTCACAAAATCG TATCAAACCtataaaattaagaaagaaggcagaggagaCAGTTATCCTTTTGTGTTCAATGACATCATGGGTCTGGAAGACGAAGATGGAAGAGGAGTCAGAACAGAAGACATCATTCTGGCCTTGAAGGGTCACGTGAAGGATGGACATAAG TTCAGTCCTTCATCTTCACTTTCTCCTGGTGATTCTGGCTACAAACCTTCCCCATCCATCAGTGACAGAGTTCATGTTCTGGTTTGTGTTTATTCTGCTGATGCACCACAAATGAAATCCTCTGTTctaaagaaaatgaaggaaatcagagaagcagccagtGATCTGg GAATCCCTCAGCTGGCGATTCTCACCCACATTGATGCAGCCTGTGAGGAAACGGAAACAAATCTGAGAAACGTCTACAGgagcaaacatttaaagaaaaag atgAGAGACTTCAGCTCCAGTCTGGGGATCCCAATGAACTGCATCCTCCTAATGAAGAACTACAGCAGTGAAACTCATCTGGATCCAGATGTTGATGCTCTGATCCTGAATGCTCTGAAACTGATGATTGACTTTGGAGACGACTACACTGACACACTCTTGGAAAAATTGTatcattatcaatatattatcATATGCTTTCTCATTGGCTTTTTATCTTATGTGTACTATTTTCATGCTTAG